A region of Gracilinanus agilis isolate LMUSP501 chromosome 3, AgileGrace, whole genome shotgun sequence DNA encodes the following proteins:
- the LOC123241301 gene encoding WD repeat domain phosphoinositide-interacting protein 2-like — translation MNLASQSGEAGSSQLLFANFNQDNTSLAVGSKSGYKFFSLSSVDKLEQIYECTDTEDVCIVERLFSSSLVAIVSLKAPRKLKVCHFKKGTEICNYSYSNTILAVKLNRQRLIVCLEECLYIHNIRDMKVLHTIRETPPNPAGLCALSINNDNCYLAYPGSATIGEVQVFDTINLRAANMIPAHDSPLAALAFDASGTKLATASEKGTVIRVFSIPEGQKIFEFRRGVKRCVSICSLAFSMDGMFLSASSNTETVHIFKLETVKEKPQEEPTTWTGYFGKVLMASTSYLPSQVTEMFNQGRAFATVRLPFCGHKNICSLATIQKIPRLLVGASDGYLYMYNLDPQEGGECTLMKQHNLLKEIEEEKFFLD, via the coding sequence ATGAACCTGGCCAGTCAGAGCGGGGAGGCCGGCTCCAGCCAGCTGCTCTTCGCCAACTTCAACCAGGACAACACATCCTTAGCTGTTGGGAGTAAATCTGGTTACaaattcttctccctttcttctgtGGATAAGCTGGAACAGATTTATGAATGTACTGATACAGAAGACGTGTGTATTGTGGAAAGATTGTTTTCAAGTAGCCTGGTGGCCATTGTTAGCCTCAAAGCTCCACGAAAACTAAAAGTCTGCCATTTTAAGAAGGGGACTGAAATATGCAATTATAGCTATTCCAATACAATATTGGCAGTCAAATTGAATAGACAGAGGTTGATAGTATGCCTAGAAGAATGTCTATACATACACAATATTCGTGATATGAAGGTACTGCATACAATCAGGGAAACTCCCCCAAACCCTGCAGGTTTGTGTGCACTGTCAATAAACAATGACAACTGTTACTTGGCTTATCCTGGGAGTGCAACTATTGGAGAAGTACAAGTCTTTGACACCATTAATTTGAGGGCTGCTAATATGATACCAGCTCATGATAGTCCCCTAGCAGCTTTGGCTTTTGATGCAAGTGGTACCAAACTTGCCACAGCTTCTGAGAAGGGAACTGTTATTAGAGTATTTTCCATTCCAGAAGGACAGAAAATCTTTGAGTTCCGGAGAGGAGTAAAGAGGTGTGTAAGCATCTGCTCTTTGGCCTTCAGCATGGATGGAATGTTCCTCTCTGCTTCCAGTAACACTGAAACAGTGCACATCTTCAAACTTGAGACTGTGAAAGAGAAACCTCAGGAGGAACCCACTACCTGGACTGGTTACTTTGGGAAAGTTCTTATGGCCTCTACTAGCTATTTGCCCTCCCAAGTAACGGAAATGTTTAACCAGGGAAGAGCATTTGCTACTGTCAGACTACCATTCTGCGGTCACAAAAATATCTGTTCACTTGCCACAATTCAGAAGATTCCCCGATTATTAGTAGGAGCTTCTGATGGTTACTTATATATGTACAACCTGGATCCTCAGGAAGGAGGGGAATGCACCCTGATGAAACAACACAACCTTTTGAAAGAAATAGAGGAGGAAAAATTTTTCCTAGACTGA